Proteins encoded by one window of Blastocatellia bacterium:
- a CDS encoding cytochrome P460 family protein, producing MMRKRDWKLASLTMLLGLLLVARSGSQMSAVRPALAEQPSGDVERLTLPDYRQWTHVKSMVIFDEKHPLYKSFGGIHHIYVNATGVRASQTGGQYPDGSQLVFVLYEAVNEQGAYVAGKKKVEAIMVKDRNRFPQTGGWGFQAFDPETRKPLIKNADVASACFNCHAGQKERDYVFSQLVK from the coding sequence ATGATGAGGAAGAGAGATTGGAAACTCGCATCTCTGACGATGCTTCTGGGACTTTTGCTCGTTGCTCGGAGTGGTTCCCAAATGAGCGCCGTCCGACCGGCCCTCGCCGAGCAGCCGAGTGGAGACGTCGAACGATTAACCTTGCCCGATTACCGACAATGGACGCACGTCAAAAGCATGGTGATTTTCGATGAAAAACATCCTCTCTATAAATCCTTCGGCGGAATTCATCACATCTATGTCAACGCCACAGGCGTTCGGGCCAGTCAGACTGGTGGTCAGTATCCTGACGGCAGCCAGCTCGTCTTCGTCCTCTACGAGGCGGTCAACGAGCAGGGCGCTTACGTCGCGGGGAAGAAAAAAGTTGAAGCCATCATGGTCAAAGATCGGAATCGGTTCCCCCAAACGGGAGGCTGGGGCTTCCAGGCGTTTGATCCCGAGACGCGCAAGCCGCTCATCAAGAACGCCGACGTCGCCTCGGCCTGCTTCAATTGCCACGCTGGACAAAAAGAGCGGGATTACGTCTTCTCTCAACTGGTCAAGTGA